In the genome of Streptomyces sp. SAI-127, the window CGTGCCGGGAGGCGTTGAGGAGGGCTTCCTGGGCGATGCGCAGGAGGGTGGCCGAGACCTCGTCGTGAAGCTGCTCGGTGGTTCCGGCGACGGTGAACTCGGCGCGGATTCCGGTCCGTTCGCCCCAGTCGGCGACCGTGTTCTTCAGGGCCTGGGGCAGGCCGTCGTGCTCCAGCGCGACGGGGGCGAGGTTGTGCACCGAGCGGCGGGCCTCGCCGAGGCTGTGCCGGGCGAGGTCCATGGCGCGGTGGACGTGCTCGCGGGCCTGGCCCTCGTCGGGCGTGTTCGCGACCACCTGGAGCTGGGCGATGATGCCGGTCAGGCCCTGGGCGAGGGTGTCGTGGATCTCGGCGGCGAGCCGCCGGCGCTCGTCCGCGACCCCCGCTTCCCTTGCCTGGACGAGGAGTTGGGCGTGAAGGGCGGCGTTCTCGTCGAGCGCCTGCTGCAGGGCCTCGATGGTCGAGGTCCGCTCGCGGGAGCGCTGCTCCTCCTGCTCGGTGATGTGGGCGACCACCGACTGGAGACCGAAGTTGGCGGCCAGGAGCGCGGCGAAGCCGAGCCACTGGGCCGTACTGTCCGGCATCAGCCCGCCGGCCTGCGCGCCCGCCACGGTGACCGCGCTCGCGAACAGTCCGAGCCGCCGCCACAGGCCCGGGATCAGCTCGTCGGCGTCCATGTAGCCGGCGGCGGCGTAGAACGCGAAGAACGGGTTGATCCAGGTCAGCACGAAGGCGATGGCCCAGCGCACGGCGTAGTACGCGGTGCCGGCCCGGGAGGGACTGCGGCCGCGCCTGACGCGGCGGTGCCGGGTGCCGTGCCACCACGCCTGGAGGACGATCGCGGCGACGACCAGGACCCCCATGAGATACCAGTCGTCGGGGCCGTCCACGATGCCCGCGGAGACGACCGCGAGGACGACACTGGTGCCGAGCAGCCCGTACGGCCCCCAGACGTGCAGCCGCTCCCAGTACCGGTCGATCCTGGCGTCCGACGCGTTCATCTCCACAGTCTGCACGGCCCGTCCCTCACTCCCAGCGGAACCAGCGCGACGCGGCGACCGTGAGCAGCACCGTCCAGGCGACGAGCACGCCCAGGTGGGTCCAGCCCGGCCAGTCGCCGGCCGCGGCCCGGTTCAGTGCCTCGGCGGCCGCGCCGAACGGGGTGTACCCGACGATCCGGGCGAGGACGTCCGGCATGGTCTGCACCGGCGCCCACACACCCGCGCAGAACATCGCCGGGAAGAACACGGCGGACCCGATGGCACCGGCGATCTTCGTCGTCCGGGACAGCGCGGAGACCACCGCGCCCAGCGCGAGGGCGGCCGACACGGCCAGCACCAGGGCCAGCAGGTATCCGGCCGGCTGCTGGGGCAGTCGTACGGCGAAGGCGAACCGCCCGACGAGGAGGGCGAGCAGCGCGGATGCCAGGGCGGCGCCGCCGTAGACGGTCATCTGCGCGGTGAGCAGGGCGGTCGGGCGGACCGGGGTGGTGGACATGCGGCGCAGGATGCCGCGCTCGCGGTAGCCGGTGAGGGTCTGCGGCATGGACTGCAGGCCGCCGACGATCAGACCGAGGAGCACGGCCACCGGGACGTAGACGTCGATGGTCCTGAGGCCGCCGAGGTCGGCTTCGTGGTTCCGGAAGGACGGGATCGAGCCGAGGATCACCAGGAGCAGGGGCGGGAACAGCAGGATCCAGAAGAGGGCGCCGGGTTCGCGGCGGAAGAGCCGGACCTCGGTCCGCAGTACGGCGGTGTTCATGCCGTGGCCTCCTGGGTCAGGTCGAGGAAGGCGTCGTCGAGGGTGGCGTCGACGACCCGGAGCTGGTGGGCGGTGACGTGCCGGCGGGCGAGCAGGGTGATCACGGCGTTCACGGTCTCGTCGGTGCCGGACAGGGTGAGGCGGCCGTCCCGGTCCTCGATCGAGGCGAGGGCGGGCAGCGTGTTCAGGTCGTGTGTGTCGAGCGGGGCGGACGGGGTGAAGCTGATGACGGTGGCGCCCGCCGAACGGTGGATGAGGCCCGCCGGGGTGTCCAGGGCGGCGATCCGGCCCTTGTCGATGACGGCGATCCGGTCGCAGAGCCGCTGCGCCTCCTCCATGAAATGCGTGACGAGCAGGACGGTGACGCCGTTCGCGCGGATGTCCTCGATGAGCTCCCAGGTGTCGCGGCGGGCACGCGGATCGAGGCCGGTGGTCAGCTCGTCCAGGACGACGACCCGGGGATTGCCGACGAGCGCGAGCGCGATGAACAGGCGCTGCTTCTGGCCGCCGGAGAGCTTGCCGAACCGGGTGGTGAGTTTCTGGGTGAGCCCCAGGCGCTCGGCGAGCGGGCGCCAGTCGAGGGGCTTGTCGTGGAACGCGGTGTACAGCTCCAGGGCCTCGCGGACGGTGAGCTTGGCCTGGAGTTCGCTCTCCTGGAGCTGGGCGCCGAGGACGCGGGCCACGCGCGCGTGGTCGGCGACGGGGTCGAGACCGGTGACCCGCACGCGGCCCCCGTCGGGAATCCGCAGACCCTCGACGCACTCGACCGTGGTGGTCTTCCCGGCGCCGTTCGGGCCAAGAATTCCAAAAATCTCGCCCTCCTCGACGGCGAAGGAGACACCGTCGACGACGGCCCGGCCGCCGTAGGACTTGCGCAGTTCGCTGACTTCGATGACGGACATGGCATCAGCGTCCCGGGCCGGGCCCCGCCGCCACATCGCCCGTCGCGCTCGACCCGGCATCAACCGATCGGTGGATGCGGCCGTACGACCCCTCGAACATGCAGGTCGTAGGTCCAACGGCCGATTCCGGTCCGGCCAAAACTCGGTGGGCGTTGTCAGTGCCGGTCCGTAGGCTCGCAGCTGATGTCCACGACACGTGCAACCACCAAGGACCGATCGGCCGCAAGGACCCTGCTGCGCCTGTGGCCGTATGTCCGGCCGGCCCGCGCGCGGCTGGTCACCGCCGCGCTCGTGGCGATCCTCGCCTCCTGTACGGGGCTGGTGATCCCCCTCGTCCTGAAGTGGATGGTGGACGGCCCGGTCGCCGACGGGGACACCGCGGGCGTATGGCTCGGCGCGCTGTACCTGCTGCTGCTCGGGTTCGCGGAGGCCCTGCTGTTCGGACTGCGGCGATGGCTGGTGGCGAGACCGCTCTCGCACGTCGAAGCGGAGATGCGGGCGGGCCTGTACCGGCACCTCCAGCGCCTCCCGGTGGCCTTCCACGACCGCTGGGCGTCCGGCCAGCTGCTGTCCCGGGCCACCACGGACCTCATGCTCCTGCGGATGTTCCTCGCCTTTCCGCTGACGTTCCTGCTGGTCAACAGTGTGACGATCACCCTCGGTGTGATCATCATGCTGCTCCAGGACTGGACGCTCGGGCTGGTGATCCTTGGTCCGGCCATCCCCGTGGTGATCACGTGCATGGTCTTCGAGAAGCGGTACCACCATGTGGCGCGGCTCGCCCAGGACCAGGTCGGCGACCTCACGACGGTCGTCGAGGAGAGCGTGCTCGGCATCCGGATCATCAAGGGCTTCGGCCGCCACCGTTCCCAGGCGCGGGCGTTCCGTGAACTGTCCGGGAAGCTGCGGGGAACCGAGCTGCGCAAGGCGGGCCTGCTGGCCACGATCTGGGGCGTCATCACCACCCTCCCCGAGGTGGCCATCGGGGCCGCGCTGGTTCTGGGCTGCGTGCAGGTGGCCGACGGGGACTTGTCGGCGGGCACGTTGGTCGCCTTCCTGTCGACGGCACTTGCGCTCAGGTGGCCGGTGGAATCCATCGGCTTCCTGCTGGCGATGACCCAGGAGGCGGCAACGGCGACGGAGCGCTATTTCGAGGTGATGAGTGAATCACCGGAGCAGGAAGACGCGCCCCGTAGGGGCGCGGGGAACGGCGCGACCAGCCCCCACAAACCCGCACCCGACGACGATGGCCTCCAGTTCCACAACGTCCGATTCCGCTACCCCGACGCCCCCGAGGACTCCACACCCGTCCTCGACCGCATCGACCTCCACATCCGCCCAGGCGAATCCATGGCCCTGGTCGGCACGACGGGCAGCGGCAAGACGACCCTCACCGCGCTCGTCCCCCGCCTCCACGAGGTGACATCCGGCCACATCACCCTGGACGGCGAGGACATCACCGCGATGCCGAGGGAAACGCTGCGCGCCCTCGTCGCGGTCGCCTTCGAGGAACCCACCCTCTTCTCGGCCAGCGTCAAGGACAACGTCCTGCTGGGCATGGAGGAACAGGAACTGGACCGCGCCCTGTCCGTCGCGCAGGCGGACTTCGCACACGCCCTCCCCCACGGCACCGACACCCAGGTCGGCGAACAGGGCCTCAGCCTCTCCGGCGGCCAGCGCCAACGCCTCGCCCTCGCCCGGGCCGTGGTCGGCAAGCCCAGGTTCCTCGTCCTCGACGACCCCCTGTCCGCGCTGGACGTGCACACCGAGGCCGCCGTGGAGGCCGCGCTGCGCGACGTCCTCGCGGAGACCACCGCGCTCATCGTGGCGCACCGCCCCTCGACCGTGCTGCTCGCCGACCGCGTCGCGCTGCTGTCCGACGGCCGTATCACGGCCGTGGGCACGCATCACGAACTCCTGCGCACGAACGCCGAGTACGCCCACCTCATGTCCGGCACCGGGGAAGCGGAGGACAACCGATGACGGCCCCCACCACCAACGCCCCCGCGGCGGACGACGAACCGGAACTCCCCCGTCACCAGGACGCGATGGACGCCTTCGACCGCGACCGGCTGCCCACTCCCCCACGCGCCACCTCCCTCCTGCTGCGCTCCCTGCTCGCCCCGATGAAAGCGCGGGTCACCCTCACCACGTTCCTGCTGCTGCTCCAGCAGGCGGCCGTGCAGGCGGGCCCGCTGCTGGTCGCGTACGCCATCGACCGCGCGGTTCCCGCGTTCCGGGACCACGACAGCGGCCCGTTGATCGCGGTCGGCGCCGGCTATCTGCTGTCCGCGCTGGCCTCCGGCGGGCTCCAGTACGCGTTCATCCTGGTCTCCGCCCGCGTCAACCAGGACGTGCTGCTCGACCTGCGCGGCCGGATCTTCCGGCACGCGCAGGCGCTGAGCATCGACTTCCACGAGCGTTACACCTCGGGCCGGCTCATCTCCCGTTCGACGACGGACGTGGAGTCGCTGCGCGAACTGCTCAATGAAGGCCTGCAGGAACTCGTCACCGTCATCCTGTCCTTCCTCTACATCTCCGCCCTGCTGCTCTGGCTGGATCTCGCCCTCGGCGCGGTCGCGGTGGCGTCCTTCGTGCCGCTGTACCTGCTCGTGCGGGGCTACCGGCGGCGCGCGGGCCGGGTGTACCGCAAGCGGTCGACCGCGATCGCCGCCGTGATCGTCAAGTTCGTCGAGACGATGAACGGCATCCGGCCGGTGCGCGCGTTCCGCCGCGAGGCCGCCAACGACGCCGACTTCGCCGTACTGAACAAGCGGCACGAGCGGGTCAACGGCGACGCGCTGCTGGAGATGGCCCGCTATGTCGTCAGTTCCCGGCTGGTCGCCAACACGGCCGTCGCGGGGATCGTGCTGTGGGGCGCCTACCGGGTCGCCCAGGACTCGCTGGAGCTGGGTGTACTGGCGGCGGCGGTGCTGTATCTGCGGCGGCTGTACGACCCGATCGACCGGCTCGGGATGTTCCTGAACTCCTACCAGTCGGCGGCGGCCTCCCTGGAGAAGATCGCGGGCCTGCTCGCCCAGACCCCGACCGTGCCCGAGCCCGTGACACCCAGGCAGCTCCCGGCCCTCGAGTCGCAGCACCCGGGCCGCGAGGTCGTCTTCGACGGCGTCCGCTTCGCCTACCGCACCGGCGGCGAGGTGCTCCCCCGCTTCGATCTGACCCTGCCCGCCGGGCAGACGGTCGCGGTGGTCGGCTCGACCGGCGCCGGGAAGTCGACGCTCGCCAAGCTCCTCGCCCGTTTCTACGACCCCTCGGACGGCCGCGTCCTCCTGGACGGCGTGGACCTTCGCGAGCTCGCCGTGCCCGAACTGCGGCGCGGGGTGGTCATGGTGACGCAGGAGGCGTTCCTGTTCTCCGGCACGGTCGCCGAGAACATCGCGATCGGCCGGCCGGACGCCACCCGCGAGGAGATCGAGCAGGCGGCGAAGGCGATCGGCGCACACGACTTCATCAGCCTGCTGCCCGACGGCTACGACACGGACGTACGCAAGCGCGGCGGCCGCATCTCGGCGGGTCAGCGCCAACTCGTGGCGTTCGCGCGGGCGCTGCTCGCCGATCCGGCGGTGCTGATCCTGGACGAGGCGACCAGCTCGCTCGACATCCCGGGCGAGCGGGCCGTGCAGCGCGCGATGGCGACGGTCCTGAAGGGCCGTACGGCCGTGGTGATCGCGCACCGGCTGTCGACCGTGGAGATCGCCGACCGGGTGCTGGTCATGGAGCACGGCAGGATCGTCGAGGACGGCACACCGGCCGAACTCGTCGCGGGCACGGGCCGGTTCGCGGACCTGCACCGGGCCTGGCGGGACAGCCTGGCGTGAATCGACAGGGGGACAGGTGATCGACGCGTACGAGGACCCCGGCACGCCCGACGTCCGGGGCGGCTGGCGGTATCTGTGGTGGCTGGTCCGCTGCCAGCCCGGGCGGTCCGCCGCCGGGGCGCTGCTGGGCAGCTCCTGGATGGTGCTGCTGGCGGCGACGCCGTATCTGATGGCGAAGGCGATCGACGAGGGCCTGGAGCCGGGCGACTGGGCGGCGCTCGCCGGCTGGTGCTTCGCCCTGTTCGCGGTCGGTTCCTTCAACGCCTGGCTGAGCATCATGCGGCACCGCACGATGACCCGGGTGCGGATGGATGCCAACTTCCGCACGGTCAAGGTGGTCGTCGGACAGGCGGTCCGCCTCGGCGCCGCCCTCTCGCGCCGGACCGGGGCCGGGGAGGTCGTCACGATCGGGGTGGGCGACGTGCAGACGATCGCCCAGGCCCTGACCGTCGTCGGCCCGGGCGTCGGCGCGTGCGTCGCCTATCTGACGGTGGCCGCCCTGCTGGTGTCGGTCTCTCCGCTCCTCGCGGCCGTGGTCCTGCTCGGCATTCCGGCGATCGTTCTCCTCGTGGGCCCCTTCCTGTCCCGCCTCCAGGGCGCCGAGACGGAGTACCGCGACCGCCAGGGTGTCCTCACCTCCCGCATCGCCGACCTCGCGGGCGGCCTGCGCGTCCTCAACGGCCTCGGCGGCAAGGGCCTGGTCGCCGACGCCTTCCACCGCGACAGCCAGCACCTACGGGCCCAGGGCTACCGGGTCGGCGCGGTCACCAGCTGGGTCCAGGCCCTCGGCGTGGGCCTGCCCACCCTGTTCCTCGCCGTGGTCACCTGGCTCGCGGCCCGCCTGGCCGCCCAAGGGGAGATCACCGTGGGCGAGTTGGTGGCGGTGTACGGCTATGTCGCCGTCCTGGTGGGTCCGGTGGCGTTCTGGGTGGAGTGCGGCTACCAGCTCAGCCGGGGCGTGGTGGCGGCGAGGAGGGTCGTACGGTTCCTGCGCCTGGAGCCCCTGGAGGACCGGGGTGCACGGGACGCCCCGGCGGAACCGTCGGTCCTGCACGACCCGGAGTCGGGGGTGAGCATCCTCCCGGGCCGCCTGACGGCACTGGCCTGCGCGAGGCCCACGGACACGGCGACGGTCCTGGACCGCCTGGCGCGCTACACCCCGTCGCAGTCGACCTGGGGCGGAGTGCCGCTGGACGAGATCCGGCTGCCCCGGATCAGAGAGCACATCCTGCTGGCGGACCACGAGGCCGACCTGTTCGCGGGCACACTGCGCGAGGTGATCATGGGAGCGGACTCCGACCCCGCAGCCGCCCTGCACGCAGCCGTGGCGGACGACATCGTCCAAGCTCTCCCCGACGGCCTCGACTCACCGATGGACGCCCAGGCCCGCAACCTCTCCGGCGGCCAGCGTCAACGCATCCGACTGGTGAGGGCCCTCCTCGCCGACCCGGAAATCCTCCTGGCCATAGAACCCACCTCCGCCCTGGACGCCCACACAGAAGCCCTCGTGGCCAAGCGGCTGCGCCAGACCAGGGAAGGCCGCACCACAGCCGTCACCACCACCTCCCCCCTCGTCCTCGACCACGCCGACACGGTCCTCTACCTGGTCGACGGCAAACTCGCGGCGACCGGCACCCACCAGCAACTCCTCACCGAGGAACCGGGATACCGCGCCCTGGTCGCCCGGGACGCGGAGGTCATGAAATGAGCAGGGGCCACCTCCCGGTCGCCGACCAGGCCGCCGTACGGCGCGCGTCCGTCCGGCTGATACGCAAGGACGCCCGCGCCTTCACCGCCGTACTCGCCCTGAACGCACTCGCCGCCCTCAGCGGTCTGGCCGGACCGTGGCTGCTCGGCCGGATCATCGACGAGGTGCGCGCCGGTGAGGGCGTGGCCGCGGTGGACCGGCTCTCGCTCGTCCTCGTGGTGTGCGCGAGCACGCAGCTGCTCCTCGCCCGCTGGGCCCGCTATGTCGGTCACCGCTTCGGCGAACGCACCCTCGCCCGCGTCCGCGAGGAGTTCGTGGAGCGCACCCTGGCCCTGCCCGCCTCCGTCGTGGAGCGCGCCGGCACCGGGGACCTCACCGCCCGGGGCACCGCGGACGTCGCGACCGTCGGCACCACCCTGCGCGACGCGGGACCCGAACTCCTCATCAACTCCGTGCAGTTCCTGTTCCTGCTGGCCGCGGTGTTCTTCCTCGACCCGCTGCTCGGTGCCGTCGGTGTGTTCGGTCTGCTGCCCATCTGGTTCGTCCTGCGCTGGTATCTGCGGCGAGCGCGGGACGGCTATCTGGCCGAGGGCGCGGCCACCTCCGACGTCGCCGAGATCCTCGCGGCCACGGCGTCCGGCGCCCGCACGGTCGAGGCGCTCCGGCTCGAGGAGCGGCGCGTCCGGGCGAGCCGGGACGCCCTCGACACGGCCCGCCGCACCCGCCTCTACACCCTCTACCTGCGCAGTGTGTTCTTCCCTGTGGTGGAGGTGGCGTACATCCTGCCCGTGGCCGGTGTGCTCCTGGTCGGCGGCATGCTGCACGCGCAGGGCGTGATGAGCCTCGGCTCGGTCGTGGCGGCCGCCCTGTATCTCCAGCAACTGGTCAACCCGCTCGACCAGATCCTGGTGCGGGTCGAGCAACTCCAGTCCAGCGGCGCCTCGTTCGCCCGCGTGGAGGGCCTCGCCGCGGCCCCGCGGGCCTCCGTCGAGAACTCCCCCACCCCCGCCGACGACCGCA includes:
- a CDS encoding sensor histidine kinase, yielding MNASDARIDRYWERLHVWGPYGLLGTSVVLAVVSAGIVDGPDDWYLMGVLVVAAIVLQAWWHGTRHRRVRRGRSPSRAGTAYYAVRWAIAFVLTWINPFFAFYAAAGYMDADELIPGLWRRLGLFASAVTVAGAQAGGLMPDSTAQWLGFAALLAANFGLQSVVAHITEQEEQRSRERTSTIEALQQALDENAALHAQLLVQAREAGVADERRRLAAEIHDTLAQGLTGIIAQLQVVANTPDEGQAREHVHRAMDLARHSLGEARRSVHNLAPVALEHDGLPQALKNTVADWGERTGIRAEFTVAGTTEQLHDEVSATLLRIAQEALLNASRHARAGRLGVTLTFLGDEVILDIRDDGVGFDPLAVPPRSRTGGFGLDGMRARAERIAGSLTVESEPGHGTALSARVPLVRHDQ
- a CDS encoding ABC transporter ATP-binding protein → MSRGHLPVADQAAVRRASVRLIRKDARAFTAVLALNALAALSGLAGPWLLGRIIDEVRAGEGVAAVDRLSLVLVVCASTQLLLARWARYVGHRFGERTLARVREEFVERTLALPASVVERAGTGDLTARGTADVATVGTTLRDAGPELLINSVQFLFLLAAVFFLDPLLGAVGVFGLLPIWFVLRWYLRRARDGYLAEGAATSDVAEILAATASGARTVEALRLEERRVRASRDALDTARRTRLYTLYLRSVFFPVVEVAYILPVAGVLLVGGMLHAQGVMSLGSVVAAALYLQQLVNPLDQILVRVEQLQSSGASFARVEGLAAAPRASVENSPTPADDRIDVTAVRYSYGRGGEVLHGVDLTVRPGERLAVVGPSGAGKTTLSRLLAGVDAPTSGSVTVGGVPVVGLDPEQLRRQVVLVTQEHHVFLGTVRDNLLIAEPGAGDEELWAALTAVGADGWVRELPEGLDTALGEDGCRTDGSQAQQLALTRVVLADPHTLILDEATALLDPTTARHTERALAAVLEGRTVIAIAHRLHTAHDADRVAVMENGLLTELGTHEELVAADGAYAALWGSWHGDRPSVSDQGGKSV
- a CDS encoding ABC transporter ATP-binding protein encodes the protein MSTTRATTKDRSAARTLLRLWPYVRPARARLVTAALVAILASCTGLVIPLVLKWMVDGPVADGDTAGVWLGALYLLLLGFAEALLFGLRRWLVARPLSHVEAEMRAGLYRHLQRLPVAFHDRWASGQLLSRATTDLMLLRMFLAFPLTFLLVNSVTITLGVIIMLLQDWTLGLVILGPAIPVVITCMVFEKRYHHVARLAQDQVGDLTTVVEESVLGIRIIKGFGRHRSQARAFRELSGKLRGTELRKAGLLATIWGVITTLPEVAIGAALVLGCVQVADGDLSAGTLVAFLSTALALRWPVESIGFLLAMTQEAATATERYFEVMSESPEQEDAPRRGAGNGATSPHKPAPDDDGLQFHNVRFRYPDAPEDSTPVLDRIDLHIRPGESMALVGTTGSGKTTLTALVPRLHEVTSGHITLDGEDITAMPRETLRALVAVAFEEPTLFSASVKDNVLLGMEEQELDRALSVAQADFAHALPHGTDTQVGEQGLSLSGGQRQRLALARAVVGKPRFLVLDDPLSALDVHTEAAVEAALRDVLAETTALIVAHRPSTVLLADRVALLSDGRITAVGTHHELLRTNAEYAHLMSGTGEAEDNR
- a CDS encoding ABC transporter ATP-binding protein; the encoded protein is MIDAYEDPGTPDVRGGWRYLWWLVRCQPGRSAAGALLGSSWMVLLAATPYLMAKAIDEGLEPGDWAALAGWCFALFAVGSFNAWLSIMRHRTMTRVRMDANFRTVKVVVGQAVRLGAALSRRTGAGEVVTIGVGDVQTIAQALTVVGPGVGACVAYLTVAALLVSVSPLLAAVVLLGIPAIVLLVGPFLSRLQGAETEYRDRQGVLTSRIADLAGGLRVLNGLGGKGLVADAFHRDSQHLRAQGYRVGAVTSWVQALGVGLPTLFLAVVTWLAARLAAQGEITVGELVAVYGYVAVLVGPVAFWVECGYQLSRGVVAARRVVRFLRLEPLEDRGARDAPAEPSVLHDPESGVSILPGRLTALACARPTDTATVLDRLARYTPSQSTWGGVPLDEIRLPRIREHILLADHEADLFAGTLREVIMGADSDPAAALHAAVADDIVQALPDGLDSPMDAQARNLSGGQRQRIRLVRALLADPEILLAIEPTSALDAHTEALVAKRLRQTREGRTTAVTTTSPLVLDHADTVLYLVDGKLAATGTHQQLLTEEPGYRALVARDAEVMK
- a CDS encoding ABC transporter ATP-binding protein, whose protein sequence is MTAPTTNAPAADDEPELPRHQDAMDAFDRDRLPTPPRATSLLLRSLLAPMKARVTLTTFLLLLQQAAVQAGPLLVAYAIDRAVPAFRDHDSGPLIAVGAGYLLSALASGGLQYAFILVSARVNQDVLLDLRGRIFRHAQALSIDFHERYTSGRLISRSTTDVESLRELLNEGLQELVTVILSFLYISALLLWLDLALGAVAVASFVPLYLLVRGYRRRAGRVYRKRSTAIAAVIVKFVETMNGIRPVRAFRREAANDADFAVLNKRHERVNGDALLEMARYVVSSRLVANTAVAGIVLWGAYRVAQDSLELGVLAAAVLYLRRLYDPIDRLGMFLNSYQSAAASLEKIAGLLAQTPTVPEPVTPRQLPALESQHPGREVVFDGVRFAYRTGGEVLPRFDLTLPAGQTVAVVGSTGAGKSTLAKLLARFYDPSDGRVLLDGVDLRELAVPELRRGVVMVTQEAFLFSGTVAENIAIGRPDATREEIEQAAKAIGAHDFISLLPDGYDTDVRKRGGRISAGQRQLVAFARALLADPAVLILDEATSSLDIPGERAVQRAMATVLKGRTAVVIAHRLSTVEIADRVLVMEHGRIVEDGTPAELVAGTGRFADLHRAWRDSLA
- a CDS encoding ABC transporter ATP-binding protein, with product MSVIEVSELRKSYGGRAVVDGVSFAVEEGEIFGILGPNGAGKTTTVECVEGLRIPDGGRVRVTGLDPVADHARVARVLGAQLQESELQAKLTVREALELYTAFHDKPLDWRPLAERLGLTQKLTTRFGKLSGGQKQRLFIALALVGNPRVVVLDELTTGLDPRARRDTWELIEDIRANGVTVLLVTHFMEEAQRLCDRIAVIDKGRIAALDTPAGLIHRSAGATVISFTPSAPLDTHDLNTLPALASIEDRDGRLTLSGTDETVNAVITLLARRHVTAHQLRVVDATLDDAFLDLTQEATA
- a CDS encoding ABC transporter permease, whose translation is MNTAVLRTEVRLFRREPGALFWILLFPPLLLVILGSIPSFRNHEADLGGLRTIDVYVPVAVLLGLIVGGLQSMPQTLTGYRERGILRRMSTTPVRPTALLTAQMTVYGGAALASALLALLVGRFAFAVRLPQQPAGYLLALVLAVSAALALGAVVSALSRTTKIAGAIGSAVFFPAMFCAGVWAPVQTMPDVLARIVGYTPFGAAAEALNRAAAGDWPGWTHLGVLVAWTVLLTVAASRWFRWE